One genomic window of Ignavibacteria bacterium includes the following:
- a CDS encoding class I tRNA ligase family protein, with protein sequence MFKQHTEKIKYSEIEKEILGFWESNKIFEKSISSRSSDKFFTFYEGPPTANGKPGIHHVMARTIKDIICRYKTLQGFQVHRKAGWDTHGLPVEIEVEKQLGIKQKDEIISYGVSEFNKACKNSVFTYLKDWNEITRRIGYWINLDDAYITCTNEYIESVWWSLKRFFDEGFIYKGFKIQPYCTRCETPLSSHELSLGYEDVKDPSIYIAAKIKGQEDTYFLVWTTTPWTLISNVALAVRNDIDYVKAKLIDEKKKAYFLILAKERLSVLPEGYEVVETYKGNDLLGWEYERLFDYIPVDKRGFYVVDGDFVTTEDGSGIVHMAPAFGEDDYQAGRKFDLPFVNPVDKSGRFNELVTDFKHQHVKEADPHIIQNLRSRGLL encoded by the coding sequence ATGTTTAAGCAGCATACAGAAAAAATAAAATATTCAGAGATAGAAAAAGAGATTCTCGGCTTTTGGGAATCCAACAAGATTTTCGAGAAGAGCATTTCTTCGAGAAGTTCGGATAAATTCTTTACTTTTTACGAAGGTCCACCAACAGCCAATGGAAAGCCAGGCATTCATCATGTTATGGCACGAACAATTAAGGATATCATATGCCGTTATAAAACTCTGCAGGGGTTTCAAGTCCACCGAAAAGCCGGCTGGGATACACACGGCTTGCCGGTCGAAATTGAAGTTGAAAAACAGCTTGGCATAAAGCAAAAAGATGAAATTATTAGTTATGGCGTAAGCGAATTCAATAAAGCGTGTAAAAATTCTGTCTTCACATATCTCAAAGATTGGAACGAGATAACACGCCGAATCGGTTATTGGATAAATCTCGACGATGCGTACATCACATGCACAAATGAATACATCGAATCAGTTTGGTGGTCGCTCAAAAGATTTTTTGACGAAGGTTTTATCTACAAAGGATTCAAGATTCAACCTTACTGCACACGCTGCGAAACGCCCCTTTCTTCACACGAGCTTTCGCTTGGTTATGAAGACGTAAAAGATCCGTCAATCTACATTGCGGCAAAAATTAAAGGGCAAGAAGATACCTACTTTCTGGTCTGGACGACTACGCCATGGACATTGATTTCAAATGTTGCACTCGCTGTGAGAAACGATATCGATTATGTAAAAGCAAAGCTGATTGACGAAAAGAAAAAAGCATATTTCTTAATACTTGCGAAAGAAAGATTATCTGTTCTACCTGAAGGGTATGAGGTTGTAGAAACTTACAAAGGAAACGATCTGCTCGGTTGGGAATATGAGAGATTGTTCGATTACATTCCAGTTGATAAAAGAGGATTTTATGTTGTTGATGGAGATTTTGTAACGACCGAAGACGGCTCCGGAATTGTCCACATGGCTCCGGCATTCGGTGAAGATGATTATCAAGCAGGAAGAAAATTTGATCTGCCGTTTGTGAATCCTGTTGACAAAAGCGGCAGATTCAATGAGCTTGTAACGGATTTCAAACATCAGCATGTTAAAGAAGCTGATCCGCACATTATTCAAAACTTAAGATCACGCGGATTACTTTT
- a CDS encoding purine-nucleoside phosphorylase, with product MTDLRKKINDAVSFIRSKTAMAPSIGIILGTGLGGLANEIEKETVIEYEDIPHFPVSTVESHHGKLIFGRLGGKDVVAMQGRFHYYEGYTMQQITFPVRVMSKKVGLGVDTLFISNAGGGMNPDFHKGDLMIMSDHINLLGDNPLVGPNDDELGVRFPDMSEPYSKELIALAEKIAVEEKIKIQKGVYVAVTGPNLETAAEYKFLRMTGADAVGMSTIPENIVANHMNMRCFGITIITDLCFPESLEPVNVEKIIAVAKKAEPKMTLLMKKLIERI from the coding sequence ATGACAGACCTCAGAAAAAAAATTAACGATGCAGTCTCTTTTATAAGATCAAAAACTGCAATGGCTCCTTCAATCGGGATTATTCTCGGTACAGGGCTTGGCGGTTTAGCAAATGAAATTGAAAAAGAAACAGTAATTGAATATGAAGACATTCCGCATTTTCCTGTTTCAACCGTTGAATCGCATCACGGCAAATTAATCTTTGGAAGGCTTGGCGGAAAAGACGTTGTTGCAATGCAAGGTCGATTTCATTACTACGAAGGTTACACGATGCAGCAGATCACCTTCCCTGTCAGAGTGATGTCTAAGAAAGTGGGACTCGGAGTTGATACTCTTTTCATTTCAAATGCCGGCGGCGGAATGAATCCCGATTTTCACAAAGGGGATTTGATGATAATGAGCGATCATATAAATTTGCTCGGTGATAATCCTCTCGTCGGTCCAAACGATGATGAACTTGGAGTAAGATTCCCCGATATGTCTGAACCGTACTCAAAGGAATTGATTGCGCTTGCAGAAAAAATTGCTGTGGAAGAAAAAATCAAAATCCAAAAAGGTGTTTACGTTGCAGTGACCGGACCAAATCTCGAAACTGCTGCAGAATACAAATTTTTACGAATGACCGGCGCCGATGCGGTCGGTATGTCTACAATTCCGGAAAACATTGTTGCTAATCACATGAACATGAGATGTTTTGGAATAACAATTATAACAGATTTATGTTTTCCCGAATCGCTTGAGCCAGTAAACGTTGAAAAGATAATCGCAGTCGCAAAAAAAGCTGAACCTAAAATGACTCTTCTAATGAAAAAGTTAATTGAAAGAATTTAA
- a CDS encoding DivIVA domain-containing protein → MRITPLSIKRQEFKRNIRGYDPDEVNTFLEIIADEFDQLIKQNEEFSSSVNQMQKKLQDYQLIEKGLQQTLLAAQETSSRSMESSKRQAVLLIKEAEIKAKQLIDKAKADAKAIHDAVLELREQKQTIIMRLRAVITAHMQMMNALTNSGQTELADESKKEKTNSKIESVIDRLI, encoded by the coding sequence ATGAGAATTACACCTCTGAGCATTAAGCGTCAGGAATTCAAAAGAAACATACGCGGTTATGATCCCGACGAAGTGAATACTTTTCTCGAAATAATCGCAGATGAATTCGATCAGTTGATCAAACAGAACGAAGAATTTTCATCTTCGGTAAATCAAATGCAGAAGAAGCTTCAAGATTATCAGCTGATTGAAAAAGGATTGCAGCAAACTTTGCTCGCCGCACAAGAAACATCTTCACGTTCGATGGAATCATCAAAGCGGCAGGCAGTTCTTCTAATTAAAGAAGCCGAAATAAAAGCAAAGCAATTGATAGATAAAGCGAAAGCAGATGCGAAAGCAATTCACGATGCTGTGCTTGAACTCCGCGAGCAAAAGCAGACTATAATCATGCGGCTGCGTGCTGTTATCACCGCCCACATGCAAATGATGAATGCACTGACGAATTCAGGTCAAACAGAATTAGCAGATGAATCAAAAAAAGAAAAAACAAATTCAAAGATTGAGTCGGTTATTGATAGATTAATATGA
- a CDS encoding YggS family pyridoxal phosphate-dependent enzyme codes for MSTLKENIEVVRAKISKASEKAGIKSDEIKIIAVSKTIPPEILNQTLELGISEFGENKVQEFLGKFEKVDSKAKFHMIGHLQTNKVKYIFDKVSSIQSIDSIKLASEINKRAETKSIIVNGLIQIHTAKEETKFGLDESELEDFMNSISEFQNIKFSGLMTIGTFTEDEKEIRRCFTVLRELKEKNSSFKTENCDLKELSMGMTSDYEIAIEEGATILRIGTAIFGSRRRVN; via the coding sequence TTGAGCACACTTAAAGAAAATATTGAAGTCGTTAGAGCCAAGATCAGTAAAGCTTCTGAAAAAGCTGGAATTAAGAGCGATGAAATAAAGATAATTGCTGTCTCAAAAACAATTCCCCCAGAGATTTTGAATCAAACCTTAGAACTTGGCATATCAGAATTTGGGGAAAATAAAGTTCAGGAATTCTTAGGCAAGTTCGAAAAAGTTGATTCTAAGGCAAAATTTCACATGATAGGACATTTGCAAACCAATAAAGTAAAGTATATTTTCGATAAAGTTTCGTCGATTCAAAGCATCGATAGTATCAAGCTCGCAAGTGAAATAAATAAGCGGGCTGAGACAAAATCTATAATCGTGAATGGATTGATTCAGATTCACACAGCTAAAGAAGAAACTAAATTCGGTTTGGACGAAAGCGAACTTGAGGATTTTATGAATAGCATTTCGGAATTTCAGAATATAAAATTCAGTGGATTAATGACCATTGGAACTTTCACCGAAGATGAAAAAGAAATCCGAAGATGTTTTACGGTGCTGCGTGAGTTAAAGGAAAAGAATTCTTCCTTCAAAACTGAAAATTGTGATTTGAAAGAACTTTCAATGGGAATGACATCCGACTATGAAATTGCAATAGAAGAAGGTGCAACAATACTAAGAATCGGTACAGCGATATTCGGCAGCAGAAGGAGAGTGAATTAG
- a CDS encoding rhodanese-like domain-containing protein, translating to MNKCATIFFIIILTLLPSCFRDNPLEPLPEISNSELMLVYLETHGNFINSTNSPSLISPEEVNMNLEKYLLLDIREKVDFTAGHIANAKNIEMKNLFDYIKSVDTSIIKKIVIISNTGQSSGYAACLLRLYGYQNVYSMNLGMGIWHSDFVNKLIESSKNARNIGRFTHQSFPKLNYVSLPALITGEKTIDKILESRIKLLLEQGWDNASIDIDTIMNTYNTDKKTIDYFVICYGSSSLYRMGDYGHPPGAVLFQPRLDLNSSAYLQTIPNDQKVAVYDSDGQTSAYVVAYLRLLGYDAKSILGGARSMSGEMCQWRWWTCFKTKQFDYVTGG from the coding sequence ATGAATAAGTGCGCCACGATTTTCTTCATAATAATTCTCACGTTGTTACCCAGTTGCTTTAGAGATAATCCTCTCGAACCGCTCCCCGAGATAAGTAACTCCGAATTAATGCTTGTTTATCTTGAGACTCACGGTAATTTTATAAATTCAACGAATTCTCCATCCTTAATCTCTCCTGAAGAAGTCAACATGAATTTAGAAAAATATCTTCTTCTCGACATACGCGAAAAAGTGGATTTCACAGCAGGGCATATCGCAAATGCTAAAAATATCGAAATGAAAAATCTGTTTGATTATATCAAATCTGTTGACACCTCTATTATTAAGAAAATTGTAATTATTAGTAATACAGGTCAGTCGTCCGGTTATGCGGCTTGTTTGCTCAGGCTCTATGGATATCAAAACGTATATTCAATGAATCTCGGAATGGGAATTTGGCACTCGGATTTTGTGAACAAGCTAATCGAAAGTTCAAAGAATGCAAGAAACATTGGGAGATTCACGCATCAATCGTTCCCTAAATTAAATTATGTCAGCCTGCCTGCTTTGATCACGGGTGAAAAAACGATCGATAAGATTTTAGAATCGAGAATTAAACTGTTGCTTGAACAAGGCTGGGATAACGCCTCTATCGATATCGATACGATAATGAACACATATAATACAGATAAAAAGACAATTGACTACTTTGTTATCTGTTACGGTTCATCTTCACTTTATCGGATGGGAGATTATGGCCATCCGCCAGGCGCAGTCTTATTCCAACCACGTTTGGATTTGAACAGTTCGGCGTATCTTCAAACAATTCCAAACGATCAAAAGGTTGCGGTTTATGACAGCGATGGACAGACTTCTGCCTATGTCGTTGCTTATTTACGATTGCTGGGATACGATGCCAAATCAATACTCGGTGGAGCAAGAAGTATGTCCGGCGAAATGTGTCAATGGAGGTGGTGGACTTGTTTCAAAACGAAGCAGTTTGATTATGTGACTGGGGGATGA
- a CDS encoding rhodanese-like domain-containing protein, whose protein sequence is MKIYYTMKYKYLLIAFITLTIFTYGCFKDNPIETISDMGDSEELLVYFETHGDFINSTKAPAFVTAANVNSNLSKYYIIDIRESSDFSKGHVEGAKNVLMKDLLAHIKSIDTSKFEKIVLVSATGQSAAYSASLLRLGGYEKVYSMQWGMSAWHLDFSSKWYNSIRNAKFVGRFDFYSTPKPNFSSMPKLATGKVQTLDKIESRINILLNEGFSKALVDIDTVMKDYDKTKEIIDYFVVCYAPARLYNIRDNGHPPGTVRYEQRIDLKSSTYLQTLPPNKKIAVYDDNGEIAAYLVAYLRMLGYDAKSIYLGAMGMFGNDQLLSTRIIRLKSSDIMNYTYVTGG, encoded by the coding sequence ATGAAAATATACTACACAATGAAATATAAATATTTATTAATCGCATTTATTACACTTACAATTTTTACCTATGGATGTTTTAAAGATAATCCAATCGAAACCATCTCTGATATGGGAGATTCAGAGGAGCTGCTTGTCTATTTTGAAACACATGGCGATTTCATCAACTCAACGAAAGCACCCGCATTTGTTACAGCAGCTAATGTTAATTCTAATCTAAGCAAGTATTATATCATCGACATTCGTGAGTCATCTGATTTTTCAAAGGGGCATGTCGAAGGTGCAAAAAATGTTTTGATGAAAGACTTATTGGCGCACATTAAATCTATTGACACTTCGAAATTCGAAAAAATTGTGTTAGTAAGTGCGACAGGTCAATCAGCTGCATATTCTGCATCGCTGCTGCGGCTGGGAGGTTACGAAAAAGTTTATTCAATGCAGTGGGGAATGTCAGCATGGCACTTGGATTTTTCGAGTAAATGGTATAATTCAATTAGAAATGCAAAGTTTGTCGGAAGGTTTGATTTTTACAGCACACCGAAGCCAAATTTTTCATCAATGCCAAAGCTTGCAACAGGCAAAGTTCAGACACTCGATAAAATCGAATCTCGGATTAATATTTTACTCAATGAAGGTTTTTCAAAAGCTCTCGTGGATATAGATACAGTGATGAAGGATTATGATAAAACAAAAGAGATCATCGATTATTTCGTTGTGTGTTATGCGCCGGCTCGTCTTTATAACATAAGAGATAATGGGCATCCGCCTGGAACGGTACGTTATGAACAAAGGATAGATTTGAAATCGTCAACTTACTTGCAAACACTCCCGCCAAATAAGAAAATTGCTGTATATGATGACAACGGTGAAATTGCCGCATATTTGGTTGCTTATTTGAGAATGCTTGGCTACGATGCGAAGTCCATTTATCTTGGTGCAATGGGAATGTTCGGGAACGATCAACTCCTTTCCACCCGGATCATCAGATTGAAATCATCTGATATAATGAACTATACTTATGTAACAGGCGGATAA
- a CDS encoding DUF4249 family protein, which yields MMKLLNLSILLFTIIIFGCEKIDVIETNLPYEEKVVVQGLLEGYQVFQGVTFTKTLPLIETFTIEKAELKDVVCYIKDGVRVIPLKYSSKGVYKPLINLQIEGNKEYELFGKWKDRNVYAKTFVPSNPGVTNVFLIDDGTTAYIKGEVFNKPGQVYGATWAVYENNLLIKEAEEMYALSKESDKENEKLQLRTITIPRDIINTFKGKLYIRVYSFDEKFRDYFKTKKFNQPIEDTFTQAGGNIEWNVYGDGIGMFLGIGRSLVLAK from the coding sequence ATGATGAAACTACTTAATTTATCGATTCTGCTTTTTACAATTATTATTTTTGGATGCGAAAAGATTGATGTGATTGAAACAAATCTGCCTTATGAAGAAAAAGTTGTTGTTCAAGGTCTTCTTGAAGGTTATCAAGTTTTTCAGGGAGTAACATTTACCAAGACACTTCCGCTTATTGAAACATTCACGATTGAAAAAGCAGAGCTTAAAGATGTTGTTTGTTACATAAAAGATGGAGTGCGTGTCATACCTCTGAAGTATTCTTCAAAGGGCGTGTATAAACCACTCATAAATTTACAGATCGAGGGAAATAAAGAATATGAACTCTTCGGAAAGTGGAAAGATAGAAATGTTTATGCTAAGACTTTTGTCCCGAGTAATCCAGGAGTCACTAATGTTTTTTTGATTGACGACGGAACAACGGCATACATTAAGGGAGAGGTGTTCAATAAGCCTGGGCAAGTTTATGGCGCAACCTGGGCGGTTTATGAAAATAATCTTCTAATAAAAGAGGCTGAAGAAATGTACGCATTATCGAAAGAAAGCGATAAAGAAAATGAAAAGCTCCAGCTTAGAACAATTACAATTCCGAGAGACATTATTAACACCTTTAAAGGAAAGCTTTATATCAGAGTTTACTCTTTTGACGAAAAATTTCGGGATTATTTCAAAACAAAAAAGTTCAATCAGCCGATTGAAGATACATTCACACAAGCAGGCGGAAACATCGAGTGGAACGTGTACGGTGACGGCATTGGTATGTTCCTTGGAATTGGTAGATCGCTGGTTTTAGCTAAATAA
- a CDS encoding TonB-dependent receptor — MNKKFVIFNLIFNRTLVGLTLMLIYFNLSIAQQNTTIAGVVTEVISGQAVIGTNVILYEDSVFTKPPFRGAATNRFGFYSLPNVPAGEYFLVARSIGYKSSIKKVKAAGENSIRINFEIAEEEVVLPEVVVREKRGSEIAPPISSIDVSPELLKTLPSLTGEVDLFRTLQLLPGIKVATEISTGLYVRGGSPDQTLTLLDGVIVYNPAHMGNFASTFNTEAINDIRLIKGAFPAQYGGRLSSVLDVKLREGTKEQFTGKMGVGLINSNLFVEGPLTDNSTFMFSGRRMYYDVLQGALYKGSILPRYNFFDVNGKISFKINESHWLSVSGLMGEDRLYNSLNAKDIGYDINWGNTTMSLNWTQISNPTLFSNTSLSYTNYDFDVLLEDKSGRASAADFFASTKLQDFLFKRETEFFPIEEHTIRIGTEITLHRFRLVSSDFFLSEIERGSGSGNDQLSLEAVAYASDEWKIIPELSTNIGARLYYFKERKKLSIEPRISLTLALMENVFFKGAYARAHQFLHLIVRNDVSLPTDIWYPSNERIEPARSDQFVGGIESYLFNEVYLFSIEGYYKNMQNLLEYSSAATFSIDTEVEDQLVVGKGEAYGIEIFLQKRAGDLNGWIGYTISWTRRLFDELNRGQIFYPRYDRRHDVSIVLSYSLFNHWNISATWTYGTGQAYTLPTGQYYFNEIGGTSNQNIRFNYLERNAFRLPAYHKLDLSISYKFRWLSSSMNATFGLFNVYNRKNPFAQYISFETNEAGEKIPKLKQLTLFPFMPTLSINFTF, encoded by the coding sequence ATGAATAAAAAGTTTGTGATCTTTAATCTTATTTTCAACCGAACTCTTGTCGGGCTGACATTGATGTTGATTTATTTCAACTTATCGATTGCTCAGCAAAACACAACCATTGCAGGTGTTGTTACCGAAGTTATATCAGGACAGGCCGTAATAGGTACGAACGTGATTCTATATGAAGATTCAGTTTTCACCAAGCCCCCTTTTCGAGGAGCGGCAACAAATCGCTTTGGATTTTATTCCCTCCCAAATGTTCCAGCAGGAGAATATTTCCTTGTGGCAAGAAGTATCGGTTATAAAAGTTCAATTAAAAAAGTAAAAGCAGCCGGTGAAAATTCAATTAGAATTAATTTCGAAATTGCCGAAGAAGAAGTTGTACTTCCTGAAGTTGTTGTTCGCGAAAAGCGCGGTTCTGAAATTGCCCCTCCAATCAGTTCAATTGATGTTTCTCCAGAACTGCTTAAAACTCTCCCCTCGTTGACCGGCGAAGTGGATCTTTTTAGAACACTCCAACTCCTGCCCGGGATAAAAGTCGCGACAGAAATTTCAACCGGACTCTATGTTCGCGGCGGCTCGCCCGATCAGACATTAACTCTGCTTGATGGAGTTATTGTATATAATCCGGCACATATGGGAAATTTTGCAAGCACGTTTAATACTGAAGCTATAAATGATATTCGATTGATCAAAGGTGCGTTCCCTGCACAATATGGCGGGAGGCTTTCAAGTGTTCTCGATGTCAAGCTTCGAGAAGGAACCAAAGAGCAATTCACTGGAAAAATGGGAGTCGGATTAATTAATTCGAATCTCTTCGTCGAAGGACCTTTGACAGATAATTCAACTTTTATGTTTTCTGGCAGAAGAATGTATTACGATGTGCTTCAAGGTGCATTATACAAGGGAAGTATTCTTCCGAGATATAATTTCTTTGATGTGAATGGAAAAATATCTTTCAAAATAAACGAATCGCATTGGCTTTCCGTGAGTGGTTTAATGGGAGAAGACAGATTATATAATTCTCTTAATGCAAAAGATATCGGATACGATATAAATTGGGGAAATACAACCATGAGTTTGAATTGGACTCAAATCTCCAATCCAACTTTATTTTCGAACACATCACTGAGTTACACAAATTATGATTTTGACGTCTTGCTTGAAGATAAATCGGGTAGAGCTTCGGCAGCCGATTTCTTCGCATCTACAAAACTGCAAGACTTTTTATTCAAACGCGAAACAGAATTTTTTCCAATCGAAGAACATACAATTAGAATCGGTACTGAAATCACTTTGCATAGATTCAGGCTTGTATCGAGCGACTTTTTCCTAAGCGAAATTGAGCGCGGAAGCGGATCTGGAAACGATCAATTGTCACTTGAAGCCGTTGCGTACGCATCAGATGAATGGAAAATTATTCCTGAGCTTTCTACAAATATAGGTGCACGCCTTTACTATTTTAAAGAACGAAAAAAACTCTCTATTGAACCCCGAATCTCTTTGACGCTTGCACTGATGGAAAATGTGTTTTTTAAGGGAGCTTATGCGCGGGCACATCAATTCCTTCATCTTATTGTCCGTAATGATGTTTCGCTTCCAACTGATATTTGGTATCCTTCGAATGAGCGGATTGAGCCGGCACGTTCCGATCAATTCGTTGGTGGAATCGAATCATATCTTTTCAATGAAGTATATCTTTTCTCGATCGAAGGATATTATAAAAACATGCAAAATCTCTTAGAATATTCTTCTGCGGCAACTTTCTCAATTGATACAGAAGTTGAAGATCAGCTTGTTGTCGGAAAAGGTGAGGCATATGGAATTGAAATCTTTCTCCAAAAGCGTGCTGGTGATCTGAATGGATGGATTGGTTACACAATTTCTTGGACAAGACGATTGTTCGACGAACTCAATCGCGGGCAAATATTCTATCCGCGTTATGACCGGCGTCATGATGTATCGATCGTTCTCTCTTACAGTCTATTTAATCATTGGAACATCAGCGCAACTTGGACTTATGGAACAGGGCAGGCTTATACATTGCCGACAGGTCAATATTACTTCAATGAAATTGGTGGAACGAGCAATCAAAACATCCGATTTAATTACCTTGAAAGAAACGCTTTTCGTCTGCCGGCATATCACAAGCTAGATTTAAGTATATCGTACAAATTTAGATGGCTGAGCAGTTCTATGAATGCTACGTTTGGTTTATTCAATGTTTATAACAGGAAAAATCCGTTTGCTCAATATATATCTTTTGAGACGAATGAAGCTGGCGAGAAAATTCCAAAACTAAAACAGCTTACATTGTTCCCATTTATGCCGACTCTTTCAATTAACTTTACTTTTTAG